From Actinopolymorpha cephalotaxi, one genomic window encodes:
- a CDS encoding AAA family ATPase, giving the protein MVPMVPHPVSPRAPEAPDVPKVIVVTGIMAAGKSTVAQLLAERLDRSAHVRGDVFRRMIVSGSAPIVPDGGEAMDAELRLRYRISVSVADAYAEAGYTAVVQDIIIGRHLTEYVKSLATRPVGVVVLAPRPEVVERRESGRTKTGYADGWTAADLDAALRLETPRLGLWLDTSDQTPDQTVTQILDRLPETLVD; this is encoded by the coding sequence ATGGTCCCGATGGTCCCCCACCCCGTATCGCCCAGGGCGCCCGAGGCGCCCGACGTGCCCAAGGTCATCGTGGTGACCGGCATCATGGCCGCCGGCAAGTCGACCGTGGCGCAGTTGCTGGCCGAACGCCTGGACCGGTCCGCGCACGTACGCGGCGACGTGTTCCGCCGGATGATCGTGTCGGGGTCGGCGCCGATCGTGCCGGACGGCGGCGAGGCCATGGACGCCGAACTCCGCCTGCGCTACCGGATCTCCGTCTCGGTCGCCGACGCCTACGCCGAGGCCGGCTACACCGCCGTCGTCCAGGACATCATCATCGGACGGCACCTGACGGAGTACGTGAAGTCGCTGGCCACCCGCCCGGTGGGCGTGGTCGTCCTCGCGCCCCGGCCGGAGGTGGTGGAGCGCCGGGAGTCCGGCCGGACCAAGACGGGGTACGCCGATGGCTGGACGGCCGCCGACCTGGACGCCGCGCTCCGTCTCGAGACGCCCCGGCTCGGGCTCTGGCTGGACACCTCCGACCAGACGCCGGACCAGACCGTGACGCAGATCCTGGACCGGCTGCCGGAAACCCTGGTCGACTGA
- a CDS encoding endonuclease/exonuclease/phosphatase family protein, whose product MGAAALALATSVGFAAAPASADQTSADQAQPVRVRVASYNIHHGAGPDNVLDLPDVANEIRGLRADVIGLQEVDRHWGDRSDNLDEAAWLADRLDMYVAYAANLDLDPATPGGERRQYGTAILSRFPILSSTNTLLPKFGDHEQRGLLVADIKVRGVMMRFANTHLQHNDNLERQAQARRIVELLGDSPTRTFLTGDLNASAGAAEIQILTDVFTDSWAAVGVGDGFTYSQEDPHNRIDFVMSSPDVQPLHARVATEADGSDHLPVVADFAVRR is encoded by the coding sequence GTGGGGGCGGCAGCACTCGCCCTCGCCACCTCCGTCGGGTTCGCGGCCGCGCCGGCCAGCGCCGACCAGACCAGCGCCGACCAGGCCCAGCCGGTACGGGTGCGGGTGGCCAGCTACAACATCCACCACGGTGCGGGCCCGGACAACGTGCTCGACCTGCCCGACGTGGCCAACGAGATCCGCGGCCTGCGCGCGGACGTGATCGGACTACAGGAGGTCGACCGGCACTGGGGCGACCGCAGCGACAACCTCGACGAGGCCGCCTGGCTGGCCGACCGGCTGGACATGTACGTCGCCTACGCCGCCAACCTCGACCTGGACCCGGCCACGCCGGGCGGGGAGCGCCGGCAGTACGGCACCGCGATCCTGTCCCGGTTCCCGATCCTGTCCTCCACCAACACGTTGCTGCCGAAGTTCGGTGACCACGAACAGCGCGGCCTGCTCGTCGCCGACATCAAGGTGCGCGGCGTGATGATGCGATTCGCCAACACGCACCTGCAGCACAACGACAACCTCGAACGCCAGGCGCAGGCGCGGCGGATCGTCGAACTGCTCGGTGACAGCCCGACCCGGACCTTCCTCACCGGCGACCTGAACGCCAGCGCGGGTGCGGCCGAGATCCAGATCCTGACCGACGTGTTCACCGACTCCTGGGCGGCCGTCGGCGTGGGTGACGGGTTCACCTACTCCCAGGAGGACCCGCACAACCGGATCGACTTCGTGATGTCGTCGCCGGACGTGCAGCCGCTGCACGCCCGGGTGGCCACCGAGGCCGACGGCTCGGACCACCTGCCGGTGGTGGCCGACTTCGCCGTCCGCCGCTGA
- a CDS encoding endonuclease/exonuclease/phosphatase family protein produces MSSLPFHVEHEHPHGPSEGGGRDQAAALRVVSYNIHHGADTADRLDLARTAAVLARSGADLIGLQEVDRHWSERSAFADQAKWLATTLGMHVAYAANLDLDPLDPDSLGPDLDPDSPGPGRQRRQYGLAVLSRFPILTVVHELLPPGPDSEPDLEPRGLLAVEVDVDGERLCFATTHLSEADPRARESEATRVAEILGAAPRRTILTGDLNAQPTAPETKPLTGVLTDAWPDGDADPDADPGHTIPVAGPDRRIDYVLVSPDLTAERAWVLTDADASDHLPVVADVRL; encoded by the coding sequence GTGAGCAGCCTGCCGTTCCACGTGGAACACGAACACCCGCACGGCCCTTCGGAGGGCGGTGGCCGCGATCAGGCCGCCGCCCTTCGCGTCGTCTCGTACAACATCCACCACGGGGCGGACACCGCCGATCGGCTCGACCTCGCGCGGACCGCCGCGGTGCTCGCGCGTTCCGGGGCCGACCTGATAGGTTTGCAGGAGGTCGACCGGCACTGGTCCGAGCGCAGCGCGTTCGCCGACCAGGCGAAGTGGCTGGCGACGACCCTCGGCATGCACGTGGCATACGCCGCCAATCTCGATCTCGATCCGCTTGATCCCGACTCGCTCGGTCCCGACCTTGATCCCGACTCGCCCGGTCCCGGGCGGCAGCGTCGGCAGTACGGCCTCGCGGTGCTGTCCCGCTTCCCGATCCTGACGGTGGTGCACGAGCTGCTGCCGCCTGGTCCGGACTCCGAGCCGGACCTGGAGCCGCGCGGACTGCTGGCCGTCGAGGTCGACGTCGACGGGGAGCGGTTGTGCTTCGCGACCACGCACCTGTCCGAGGCCGATCCGCGCGCCCGGGAGAGCGAGGCCACCAGGGTCGCAGAGATCCTCGGTGCCGCGCCGCGGCGAACCATCCTCACCGGAGACCTGAACGCCCAGCCCACCGCGCCGGAGACCAAGCCGCTCACCGGCGTACTCACCGACGCCTGGCCGGACGGGGACGCCGACCCTGACGCGGACCCCGGCCACACGATTCCGGTCGCCGGCCCGGACCGGCGGATCGACTACGTGCTCGTCTCACCCGACCTGACGGCCGAACGCGCGTGGGTGCTCACCGACGCCGACGCCTCCGACCACCTGCCGGTCGTCGCCGACGTACGGCTCTGA